From Methanobacterium bryantii, a single genomic window includes:
- the ftsA gene encoding coenzyme F390 synthetase: MSYFNEEIEIMDRNDLDALVEERIKYTVEYAYDNSPFYRKWFKENRINTSDIKSHEDLRELPIITSKTLREKQPPETEDFEFKCIDWDSIYTIHETSGTSGVPKSFFLTWDDWNRYAEKYARSFVSQGFGRGDRVVVCASYGMNVGANTMTLAAQKIGMAIIPEGKCTFPVRIIKNYQPTGIVGSIFKLLRLAKRMESEGIPPQESSIKHLIAGGESFAEESRAYLEEIWGVPVYNTYGSTEGTMCGECYVKAGLHVPEDLVHLDVYDPQLKNFVDEGECGRIVLTTLLPVGQKTGTLLLNYDTEDTTIVLSREKCKCGRTHMRISNPQREAETVWVAGNPFNKVDIEQGVFQRDNMEYLTGEYEAFLYGDEMETTMRVSMECSDPVNCDEDMISENFIKSFFKFKPGIRQAYSDGTFNVVFNFTGAEGLEFYKIRGRPKRLVDRR; the protein is encoded by the coding sequence ATGAGTTATTTCAACGAGGAAATAGAAATAATGGATCGAAATGACCTTGATGCCCTTGTTGAGGAACGTATTAAGTATACGGTTGAATATGCCTATGACAATTCTCCTTTTTACAGAAAATGGTTTAAAGAAAACCGGATAAACACGTCCGATATCAAATCTCATGAGGATTTGAGAGAACTGCCTATAATAACCAGTAAAACATTGAGGGAAAAGCAGCCTCCAGAGACTGAAGATTTTGAATTTAAATGTATAGATTGGGACAGCATATATACGATCCACGAAACAAGTGGAACCAGTGGAGTGCCTAAATCTTTCTTTCTTACATGGGATGACTGGAACAGATATGCTGAAAAATACGCCCGTTCATTTGTATCACAAGGTTTCGGCCGGGGAGACAGGGTAGTGGTCTGTGCATCATATGGGATGAATGTAGGGGCCAACACAATGACGCTGGCTGCTCAAAAAATAGGAATGGCAATTATTCCTGAGGGTAAATGCACGTTTCCAGTCCGCATAATAAAAAATTACCAGCCTACGGGTATAGTGGGCAGCATATTCAAGCTTCTGCGCCTTGCAAAACGAATGGAATCAGAAGGAATTCCACCTCAAGAATCCAGTATCAAACATTTAATTGCAGGTGGTGAAAGCTTTGCAGAGGAATCACGAGCATATTTGGAAGAAATATGGGGTGTACCAGTTTACAATACCTATGGGAGCACTGAGGGGACTATGTGTGGGGAATGTTACGTAAAAGCAGGTTTACACGTACCTGAAGATCTGGTACACCTTGATGTTTATGACCCTCAGCTTAAAAACTTCGTAGATGAAGGCGAATGCGGTAGAATAGTTTTAACAACCCTTTTGCCAGTTGGTCAAAAGACTGGAACTCTTCTTTTGAATTATGATACTGAAGATACCACCATAGTTTTAAGCAGAGAGAAATGTAAATGTGGCAGAACTCATATGCGAATTTCAAATCCGCAGCGTGAAGCAGAAACAGTTTGGGTAGCTGGAAATCCGTTTAATAAAGTGGATATAGAGCAAGGAGTGTTTCAGAGGGACAATATGGAATATCTAACAGGAGAATATGAAGCATTTCTTTACGGGGATGAAATGGAAACTACAATGAGAGTTAGCATGGAGTGCAGCGACCCTGTAAATTGTGATGAAGATATGATCAGTGAGAATTTTATTAAAAGTTTCTTTAAATTTAAGCCAGGTATTCGGCAGGCATATTCAGATGGTACATTTAATGTAGTCTTTAATTTTACTGGTGCCGAAGGCCTTGAATTTTATAAGATCAGGGGAAGGCCAAAGCGTTTGGTGGACCGCCGGTGA
- the truD gene encoding tRNA pseudouridine(13) synthase TruD: MLNAETYITRQKGIGGKIRTRYEDFYVEEIPESEPSGTGDNTWFFIEKVGRDTLEVVLDVARELHIDRKRMGFAGMKDKRAVTRQWLCVSNSEVEDIEKLRDKLYKVDILKIMKNEKKLRIGQLVGNKFRLLIRDTEDPEKDSQLATEILAELSKTGVPNYYGWQRFGKKRSNTHLVGKALLENDLKKAVDCYIGNPYDEEREHIKKPRQLYDEGKWEESLEEMPGSMRYEKMMLKTLLKEMKKKNIEDIDSLDEHAYRRAISSLPKPLRRMFVHAYQSFLFNKAVSERVKLGIDKYVEGDIIIDNEEHLVHEFGDDIDERIKNFEVHPTAPLFGSKVPLAGGELGEMEQKVIDGEGVTLEEFKVPKMPKLGSHGLRRAIRFKIWDASAKATDEGVLVEFSIPKGCYATAVLREIMKNEVV, from the coding sequence ATGCTTAACGCGGAAACTTATATCACCAGACAGAAAGGAATTGGTGGGAAAATTAGGACAAGATACGAAGATTTTTACGTTGAAGAAATACCAGAATCAGAACCAAGTGGAACAGGAGACAACACATGGTTTTTTATTGAAAAAGTTGGAAGAGATACACTTGAGGTTGTACTGGATGTCGCACGTGAACTGCACATAGACAGAAAAAGAATGGGCTTTGCAGGAATGAAGGATAAACGAGCAGTCACAAGACAGTGGCTGTGTGTTTCAAACTCAGAAGTTGAAGACATTGAAAAATTAAGAGACAAGCTTTACAAAGTTGACATACTCAAGATAATGAAAAACGAGAAAAAGTTAAGGATTGGACAACTTGTAGGGAATAAATTCAGGCTTCTTATAAGAGATACAGAAGATCCAGAAAAAGATAGTCAACTAGCAACTGAAATACTGGCAGAACTCTCAAAGACAGGGGTCCCTAATTACTACGGCTGGCAGAGGTTTGGTAAAAAGAGATCCAATACCCATCTCGTTGGAAAAGCATTACTTGAAAATGATTTAAAAAAAGCAGTTGATTGTTATATTGGAAACCCTTATGACGAGGAGAGGGAGCATATTAAAAAACCAAGACAGCTGTATGACGAGGGAAAATGGGAAGAATCACTTGAAGAAATGCCGGGGAGCATGAGATATGAAAAAATGATGCTTAAAACCCTTTTAAAGGAAATGAAAAAGAAAAATATCGAAGATATTGATTCTTTAGATGAACATGCTTACAGGCGCGCCATATCAAGCCTTCCAAAACCGTTAAGGAGAATGTTTGTCCACGCTTATCAGTCATTTTTATTCAATAAAGCTGTAAGTGAAAGAGTTAAGCTTGGAATCGATAAGTATGTTGAAGGTGACATAATCATCGACAATGAAGAACACTTAGTCCATGAATTTGGGGATGACATAGATGAAAGAATAAAAAACTTTGAAGTCCACCCTACAGCTCCTCTTTTTGGAAGTAAAGTCCCACTTGCCGGTGGAGAGCTGGGCGAAATGGAGCAGAAAGTTATAGATGGAGAAGGGGTTACTTTAGAAGAGTTTAAAGTCCCTAAAATGCCTAAACTTGGAAGTCATGGGCTGAGACGTGCGATTAGATTTAAGATATGGGATGCCTCTGCTAAGGCTACTGATGAGGGAGTTCTTGTAGAGTTTTCAATTCCTAAAGGCTGTTATGCAACGGCTGTTTTACGGGAAATAATGAAAAATGAAGTTGTTTAA
- a CDS encoding cyclase family protein, protein MGYITLSYALEETSPVHIGLKEPEMVRSNQIVDGKGYNTYLINVENHSGTHVDAPGHFLEDGRIISDYNQDELVFNSPIIVDIPKGPNELMKIWDVSKIDFNNADCILFRTGFEKFHENDPEKYLTQNPGISPEVVYFIRKNLKNVRCIGIDCVSMSSYQNPQSGKEAHVNAFKKSKDFGEPLLLIEDMKLGNVKNGDLESIIVVPWQIKGIDSAPCTVVAKLK, encoded by the coding sequence ATGGGATATATAACACTTTCTTACGCGCTGGAAGAAACTTCTCCCGTTCATATAGGTTTAAAGGAGCCAGAGATGGTTCGCAGTAACCAGATTGTAGATGGGAAAGGTTATAATACATACTTGATAAATGTTGAAAACCATTCTGGAACACATGTAGATGCTCCTGGCCATTTTTTGGAAGACGGCAGGATAATCTCTGATTATAATCAGGATGAACTGGTTTTTAATAGTCCTATTATTGTTGATATTCCAAAGGGTCCAAACGAGCTTATGAAAATATGGGATGTATCTAAAATAGATTTTAATAATGCAGACTGTATTTTGTTCCGTACTGGATTTGAAAAATTCCATGAGAATGATCCAGAGAAATATCTTACTCAAAACCCTGGAATATCCCCAGAAGTTGTCTATTTCATAAGAAAAAACCTTAAAAATGTTCGATGTATTGGCATAGACTGTGTATCTATGTCCAGCTATCAAAATCCACAATCTGGAAAAGAAGCACACGTAAACGCATTTAAAAAGAGCAAGGATTTTGGTGAACCGCTGCTTCTAATTGAAGATATGAAATTAGGTAATGTTAAAAATGGAGATTTAGAAAGTATAATTGTTGTCCCGTGGCAAATCAAAGGGATTGACAGCGCTCCGTGTACTGTGGTTGCTAAATTAAAGTAA
- a CDS encoding YHS domain-containing protein: MVLDPVCMMEVDEKSAKNVSEYKGKKYYFCAPLCKKKFEEDPEKYAKE, encoded by the coding sequence ATGGTTTTAGATCCAGTATGCATGATGGAAGTGGATGAAAAATCTGCAAAAAATGTAAGCGAATATAAAGGGAAGAAATATTATTTCTGCGCTCCACTTTGTAAAAAAAAGTTTGAGGAAGACCCTGAAAAGTATGCAAAGGAATAA
- a CDS encoding heavy metal translocating P-type ATPase, whose translation MAEQSKKKAEIKVSGMHCASCALNVEKSLKNLEGVEEAQVNIGTEKATVEYDPEKLKLAELENAIEDAGYGVANDHVILKIGGMSCVMCVKAIEEALGKLDGISDVNVNLTSEKAYVTYNSEITTVTDMKNAIEDLGYQYLGIEGEKTEELEEKVRAKDLKDKRNRIIVGFGFSIPLMALMYLNIPLPIPMPYFMLIVSILPFIYVSYPIFTAGIRSLKNRNLDMDVMYSMGIGVAYGSSLLGTFNIILTQQFLFYETALMLAAFLALGRYLEARAKGQTSTAIKKLIGLQAKTATVIRSGNEMEIPIEDVQMGDTVVVKPGEKIPADGEVVSGESYVDESAITGEPIPAFKNSGKSVVGGTINQNGVLRFKALKIGKDTVLSQIIKLVENAQGSKPPVQRIADKAVSYFIPTVLTIAIAAFLFWYFLSGATLLFALTVLISILVVACPCALGLASPTAITVGIGRGAELGILIKNGEALEISEKLTTIVFDKTGTLTKGKPEVTDIAPIGTDNRELLKLAASVEKNSQHPLAEAVVKKALEKNIEIETSQNFNTFGGKGVKAVVEGKEIIIGNRTLFKDRNITIPNEAEEKLSKFENEGKTAVLVAADNSLSGAIAIADTLKETTKDAIGKLKEMGLKVVMITGDNKQTAGAIAKQVGIENVIAEVLPQDKSEEVKRLQEAGEVVAFVGDGINDAPALAQSDVGIAIGSGTDIAIESGEIVLIKNDIMDALAGIQLSKKVMGRIKENLFWAFAYNSVLIPVAAGVLYPFFGITFRPEFAGLAMALSSVSVLTLSLLLKGYVPPAKKEKVEMTQ comes from the coding sequence ATGGCAGAACAATCCAAAAAGAAAGCAGAGATTAAAGTTTCAGGAATGCACTGTGCTTCATGCGCTTTAAACGTTGAAAAGTCTCTAAAAAACCTTGAAGGAGTTGAAGAAGCTCAGGTAAACATTGGAACTGAAAAAGCCACTGTTGAATATGATCCTGAAAAGTTGAAGCTCGCTGAATTGGAAAATGCCATAGAAGATGCTGGTTATGGTGTGGCAAATGATCATGTTATTTTAAAGATTGGAGGAATGAGCTGTGTAATGTGCGTAAAAGCCATAGAAGAAGCTCTTGGAAAACTTGATGGGATCAGTGATGTTAATGTTAATTTAACCTCTGAAAAAGCTTATGTTACTTATAATTCTGAAATTACAACAGTTACAGATATGAAAAATGCAATTGAAGATCTTGGATACCAATATCTTGGCATTGAAGGAGAAAAAACAGAAGAACTTGAAGAAAAAGTAAGAGCTAAAGACCTTAAAGACAAAAGAAACCGAATAATTGTTGGTTTTGGATTTTCAATCCCTTTAATGGCTTTAATGTATCTAAATATCCCCCTTCCAATCCCAATGCCTTACTTCATGCTTATAGTTTCCATTCTTCCATTTATATACGTGAGTTACCCCATATTCACAGCAGGCATCCGTTCCCTCAAAAACAGGAACCTTGACATGGATGTTATGTATTCCATGGGAATTGGAGTAGCTTATGGATCAAGCCTTCTAGGCACTTTTAATATTATACTAACTCAACAATTCCTATTTTATGAAACAGCACTTATGCTTGCTGCATTTCTAGCTTTAGGAAGATATTTAGAGGCAAGGGCAAAGGGACAGACGTCAACTGCTATAAAAAAATTAATAGGACTGCAGGCAAAAACTGCCACTGTAATTCGCAGTGGTAATGAGATGGAAATTCCCATTGAAGATGTTCAAATGGGTGATACAGTAGTTGTTAAGCCTGGTGAAAAGATCCCTGCAGATGGAGAAGTTGTAAGCGGTGAAAGTTATGTAGATGAATCTGCAATTACTGGAGAGCCAATTCCTGCATTTAAAAATAGTGGAAAATCCGTTGTTGGGGGAACCATTAATCAGAACGGAGTATTAAGGTTCAAAGCTCTAAAAATTGGGAAAGATACAGTATTATCTCAGATTATAAAACTTGTAGAAAATGCTCAGGGCTCAAAGCCGCCTGTCCAACGAATTGCAGATAAAGCTGTAAGTTATTTCATCCCAACTGTTTTAACTATAGCAATTGCAGCATTTCTCTTCTGGTACTTCTTATCAGGAGCTACCCTTCTTTTCGCACTTACTGTGTTGATCTCCATTCTTGTTGTAGCATGTCCATGTGCACTTGGGCTTGCATCACCTACAGCCATAACTGTAGGTATTGGACGAGGAGCAGAGCTTGGGATCTTGATTAAAAATGGGGAAGCCCTCGAGATATCTGAAAAGCTTACCACCATAGTGTTTGATAAAACAGGTACACTTACCAAAGGCAAGCCTGAGGTTACAGATATAGCCCCAATTGGAACTGATAACAGAGAATTATTAAAACTCGCTGCCAGTGTTGAAAAAAATTCACAGCACCCCCTTGCAGAAGCAGTGGTTAAAAAAGCACTGGAAAAAAATATAGAAATAGAAACAAGCCAGAATTTCAATACCTTTGGAGGAAAAGGGGTAAAAGCAGTGGTAGAAGGTAAAGAAATTATAATAGGAAATAGAACCTTGTTTAAAGATAGAAATATTACAATACCCAACGAAGCTGAAGAAAAACTATCTAAATTTGAAAATGAAGGCAAAACAGCAGTTTTAGTTGCTGCAGATAACTCATTATCCGGAGCAATTGCTATAGCTGATACATTAAAAGAAACCACCAAAGATGCAATTGGAAAGCTCAAAGAAATGGGTCTTAAAGTTGTCATGATAACTGGAGACAACAAACAAACAGCCGGTGCAATTGCAAAGCAGGTTGGAATTGAAAATGTAATTGCAGAAGTGCTGCCCCAGGATAAATCCGAAGAGGTTAAGAGGCTTCAAGAGGCTGGTGAAGTTGTAGCATTCGTTGGTGATGGTATTAACGATGCTCCCGCACTAGCACAATCTGATGTTGGAATAGCTATAGGAAGTGGTACAGATATAGCCATAGAAAGCGGTGAAATTGTCCTTATAAAAAACGACATCATGGATGCACTTGCTGGTATTCAGTTAAGTAAAAAAGTGATGGGAAGGATAAAGGAGAACTTATTCTGGGCCTTTGCATACAACTCCGTGCTTATTCCTGTTGCAGCAGGGGTGCTCTACCCTTTCTTTGGAATTACATTCAGGCCAGAATTTGCAGGTCTTGCAATGGCACTTAGTTCAGTATCTGTTTTAACTCTTTCACTGTTATTAAAAGGGTATGTACCTCCTGCAAAGAAAGAGAAAGTAGAAATGACTCAATGA
- a CDS encoding heavy-metal-associated domain-containing protein, which translates to MFDSTKAEIKISGMSCAHCVARVEKSLKNVDGVKEVKVDLKSGKAAVKYNPKKVELSKLEEAVKEAGYDVIN; encoded by the coding sequence GTGTTTGATTCAACAAAAGCAGAAATTAAAATTTCAGGAATGAGCTGTGCCCACTGCGTAGCACGCGTTGAAAAATCTTTAAAAAATGTAGATGGGGTCAAAGAAGTTAAAGTAGATTTAAAATCAGGAAAAGCCGCTGTTAAATACAATCCTAAAAAAGTGGAACTCTCAAAACTAGAAGAAGCTGTAAAAGAAGCAGGCTACGACGTGATTAATTAA
- a CDS encoding winged helix-turn-helix transcriptional regulator: protein MTENKKYCCPVAAAIDEIGGKWKPLILWALKDQTLRFSEINRELPAITQRMLTKQLRELERDNLVNRKVYAEVPPKVEYSLTAKGKSVIPILKSLCDWGEEYCKSKICLNVLD from the coding sequence ATGACTGAAAATAAAAAGTACTGCTGTCCAGTAGCTGCAGCAATAGATGAAATAGGTGGAAAGTGGAAACCACTAATTTTGTGGGCATTAAAAGATCAAACGTTAAGGTTCAGTGAAATTAATAGAGAATTACCTGCTATAACACAACGCATGCTTACAAAACAGCTCCGGGAATTGGAAAGAGATAACTTAGTTAACAGAAAGGTCTATGCAGAAGTGCCTCCAAAGGTAGAATACTCCCTTACCGCAAAGGGCAAATCAGTTATACCTATTTTAAAATCACTCTGTGACTGGGGAGAAGAATACTGTAAATCTAAAATCTGTTTAAATGTGTTAGATTAA
- a CDS encoding NifB/NifX family molybdenum-iron cluster-binding protein produces the protein MLENHDKALAKSVDLISDCDVILPSQIGPSTSKALLSCGVKSYSVLNFMIEKALKKLASSKLISRPIPRPVIH, from the coding sequence TTGTTGGAAAATCATGATAAAGCGCTTGCAAAGAGTGTTGATTTAATTTCAGATTGTGATGTAATACTTCCAAGCCAAATTGGACCTTCTACATCTAAAGCTCTTCTATCATGTGGAGTAAAGTCATACTCTGTTTTGAATTTTATGATAGAAAAAGCTTTAAAAAAATTAGCTTCTTCAAAACTAATTTCTAGACCAATACCGCGGCCTGTAATTCATTAA
- a CDS encoding Mrp/NBP35 family ATP-binding protein yields MVSEEEQRKKAVMEQEVEIIKRMSKIKHKIAVMSGKGGVGKSTVSVNLAAAFAKKGYKTGIMDADVHGPNVPKMLGVEGKNLGYSEDGITPVETEEGIKVMSVGFFLSSQDTPVIWRGPAKTGAIKQFFAEVNWGDLDVLIIDNPPGTGDEPLTVLQTVPLDGVVLVTTPQSVVQEDVIKGVNLVKNLNIPIIGVIENMSGFICPHCENEILIFGKGTGTKLAEEMDIPFLGRLPLDVETAASSDSGNPVVIKEPESEISVRISKIVDKIESQIISKS; encoded by the coding sequence ATGGTTTCTGAAGAAGAACAGCGTAAAAAAGCGGTAATGGAACAGGAAGTTGAAATTATAAAAAGGATGAGTAAGATCAAGCATAAAATTGCAGTAATGAGTGGAAAAGGGGGAGTGGGTAAATCCACAGTATCGGTAAATTTAGCTGCTGCCTTTGCTAAGAAGGGGTATAAAACAGGTATTATGGACGCAGATGTACATGGGCCAAATGTTCCAAAGATGCTGGGAGTAGAAGGAAAAAATTTAGGTTACAGTGAAGATGGTATAACACCTGTTGAAACTGAAGAAGGAATAAAAGTCATGTCTGTAGGATTTTTTTTATCTTCACAGGATACTCCTGTTATATGGAGAGGCCCTGCAAAAACAGGGGCAATAAAACAATTTTTTGCAGAAGTTAACTGGGGTGATTTAGATGTTTTAATTATTGATAATCCTCCAGGCACTGGAGATGAGCCTTTAACTGTTTTACAGACTGTTCCATTAGATGGCGTCGTTTTAGTTACCACGCCCCAATCTGTAGTTCAGGAAGATGTAATCAAGGGTGTTAATTTAGTTAAAAATCTAAATATTCCAATTATTGGAGTTATTGAGAATATGTCCGGTTTTATCTGCCCCCACTGTGAAAATGAAATTTTAATATTTGGTAAAGGTACGGGTACTAAACTGGCGGAAGAAATGGACATTCCTTTCCTTGGGAGACTGCCTTTAGATGTAGAAACAGCAGCTTCTTCTGATAGTGGGAATCCTGTTGTAATTAAAGAGCCGGAATCAGAGATTTCAGTTAGGATATCAAAAATTGTGGATAAAATTGAGTCACAAATTATCAGCAAGTCTTAA
- a CDS encoding DUF120 domain-containing protein, translated as MKIKGIVVSGTKKGAYFMSQSIYRDQFEDKLHFKPFIGTLNVHVEDNDSQKVEKLLESDIPEIKGEKTFGDVKFKKATLNDEVEGAVIFPEKTHHSKDVVEFIAPQNLKERFHISDGSSVTINIPD; from the coding sequence ATGAAAATTAAAGGTATTGTAGTTTCAGGAACAAAAAAAGGCGCATATTTTATGTCGCAATCAATTTACAGGGATCAATTTGAAGATAAACTTCATTTCAAGCCATTCATTGGTACGTTGAATGTCCATGTTGAAGATAATGATTCACAAAAGGTTGAGAAACTTTTAGAAAGTGATATTCCAGAAATAAAAGGTGAAAAAACTTTTGGTGATGTTAAATTTAAAAAAGCAACTCTAAATGATGAAGTTGAAGGGGCAGTGATTTTTCCAGAAAAAACTCATCATTCAAAAGATGTTGTTGAGTTTATAGCTCCTCAAAATCTTAAAGAAAGGTTCCATATTAGTGATGGAAGTTCCGTAACTATAAATATTCCAGATTAA
- a CDS encoding DUF2769 domain-containing protein: protein MAKVPKNEETMIKCICNACPTYNECMQSGKLGVFCSAGDEIRCFENEQGCNCQDCTVSSDFDFSTVYHCKDGSADRQMESRSR, encoded by the coding sequence ATGGCAAAAGTCCCAAAAAATGAAGAAACCATGATAAAGTGCATCTGTAATGCATGCCCTACCTACAATGAGTGCATGCAGAGCGGAAAATTAGGAGTATTTTGCTCCGCAGGTGATGAAATAAGATGTTTTGAAAATGAACAAGGGTGTAACTGCCAGGACTGTACAGTTTCATCAGATTTTGATTTCTCCACTGTTTACCACTGCAAAGATGGATCGGCCGACAGGCAAATGGAATCCAGATCAAGATAA
- a CDS encoding copper-translocating P-type ATPase — MEHMHHEKHGKKGKCIVCGQQMEEEHRIHGEHAHKGMLEDLKRRFWISLILTVPILILSPTIQELIGFGTSIRFPGDSYVLFILSSIVYFYGGYPFFKGFYNQLKLRVPGMDTLISVAITSAYLYSSAVVFGLMGEVFFWELATLIDIMLIGHWLEMRSVMGASRALEKLVKLMPSSAHKLMDDGSTMDIPLDKLSVGDHVLIKPGEKVPVDSEIIKGNTSIDESMLTGESQPVFKDVNAEVIGGSVNGDGSITVEIKKTGKDSFLSQVINLVKEAQESKSHTQNIADRFATGLTVVALSGGFLTFLVWFIFTSFGSEFALERAVTVMVITCPHALGLAVPLVVAVSTALSAQNGLLIRNRASFEKSRDINAIVFDKTGTLTHGKFGVTDILPLGEYSENKILKYAASLESYSEHPIAKGVIKSAKETFNVENFKAIPGKGVQGIIAGKKVEVVSPGYLKEKNIPISNENLNELSFQGKTIIFVIIEGRLKGAIALADIIREESKEAVQKLKDMDIQCIMITGDRKEVAEWVAKEISLDKYYAEVLPHEKAQKVREIQSEGLIVAMTGDGINDAPALAQADVGIAIGAGTDVAIEAGDVVLVRSNPLDTVYVVKLAKSTYRKMIENLLWGTGYNVFAIPIAAGILFAYGIILTPAAGAILMSVSTIIVAFNSRFLKIEK, encoded by the coding sequence ATGGAACATATGCATCATGAAAAACATGGTAAAAAGGGTAAGTGCATTGTTTGTGGCCAGCAAATGGAAGAGGAACACAGAATACATGGTGAGCATGCCCATAAAGGTATGCTTGAAGATTTAAAAAGAAGATTCTGGATATCATTAATTTTAACTGTACCTATACTCATTTTATCCCCTACAATTCAAGAATTAATTGGATTTGGCACATCAATTAGATTTCCAGGAGATTCATATGTCTTATTTATTTTATCTTCCATTGTTTATTTCTATGGCGGCTATCCATTTTTTAAAGGGTTTTACAATCAACTAAAACTACGAGTTCCAGGAATGGACACATTAATTTCCGTTGCAATTACTAGCGCTTATTTATACAGCAGTGCAGTAGTTTTTGGTCTCATGGGCGAAGTATTTTTCTGGGAACTTGCAACATTAATTGATATTATGCTTATAGGTCACTGGTTGGAAATGAGATCTGTGATGGGCGCTTCCAGAGCTCTTGAGAAGCTGGTTAAGCTCATGCCGTCAAGTGCCCATAAACTAATGGATGATGGAAGTACCATGGATATTCCATTAGATAAATTATCGGTTGGAGATCATGTGCTTATTAAACCCGGCGAAAAAGTCCCTGTAGACAGTGAAATTATTAAAGGGAACACTTCTATTGACGAATCAATGCTTACAGGTGAATCACAGCCGGTTTTTAAAGATGTTAATGCTGAAGTAATCGGCGGATCAGTCAATGGAGATGGATCTATTACAGTTGAAATTAAAAAAACAGGAAAAGACTCATTTTTATCACAGGTTATAAACCTTGTTAAAGAAGCTCAAGAAAGTAAATCACATACACAGAATATAGCGGACCGCTTCGCAACAGGACTTACTGTAGTTGCCCTTAGCGGTGGATTTTTAACATTTCTAGTCTGGTTTATCTTTACTTCATTCGGCTCTGAGTTTGCGCTGGAGAGGGCTGTAACTGTAATGGTAATTACATGTCCTCATGCACTTGGACTAGCAGTTCCACTTGTTGTTGCGGTTTCAACAGCATTATCTGCACAAAATGGGCTTTTAATAAGAAATCGCGCATCTTTTGAAAAGTCAAGAGACATAAATGCCATAGTATTTGATAAAACAGGTACACTTACACATGGGAAATTCGGCGTGACTGACATCCTTCCTTTGGGTGAATACAGTGAAAATAAGATTTTAAAATATGCAGCTTCACTTGAATCCTACTCTGAACACCCTATTGCAAAGGGAGTCATAAAATCTGCAAAGGAAACTTTTAATGTTGAAAATTTTAAAGCAATCCCGGGAAAAGGAGTTCAAGGAATCATCGCAGGCAAAAAAGTTGAAGTGGTTAGTCCAGGATACTTAAAGGAAAAGAACATCCCTATTTCAAATGAAAATTTAAATGAACTCTCCTTTCAAGGAAAAACTATCATTTTTGTAATTATTGAAGGCAGGCTTAAAGGAGCAATTGCACTTGCAGATATTATAAGAGAAGAGTCCAAAGAAGCAGTACAAAAACTAAAAGATATGGATATTCAATGTATAATGATTACAGGAGATAGAAAAGAGGTTGCAGAGTGGGTAGCAAAGGAAATTAGCCTTGATAAATATTATGCAGAGGTTTTACCCCATGAAAAAGCCCAAAAAGTTCGAGAAATCCAATCTGAAGGATTAATTGTTGCTATGACTGGAGATGGTATTAACGACGCTCCTGCACTTGCACAGGCAGATGTGGGAATTGCAATCGGTGCAGGGACTGATGTTGCCATTGAAGCTGGCGATGTTGTTTTGGTAAGGAGCAATCCTCTTGATACTGTTTATGTAGTTAAGCTTGCAAAATCTACATACCGTAAAATGATCGAAAATCTACTATGGGGAACTGGATACAATGTTTTTGCAATTCCAATCGCTGCAGGCATTCTTTTTGCATATGGAATTATATTAACTCCCGCAGCAGGGGCCATATTAATGTCAGTAAGTACCATAATTGTAGCTTTTAACTCAAGATTCTTGAAAATAGAGAAATAA